In one window of Flavobacterium ginsengisoli DNA:
- a CDS encoding CopD family protein has translation MTLHHFVLILHLLAATIWVGGHLLLAICYLPTALKKKDPKIILNFEKKYEKLGMSSLALLIITGIWMAYDFGIKAETWFHFSSGFEKVVSIKLILLFCTFFCAVCAQFFIIPKLKPYNINKMAVIILTVTSIGVAMLVLGATLRYGGI, from the coding sequence ATGACTTTGCATCATTTTGTATTAATACTTCATCTTTTGGCAGCCACAATCTGGGTTGGCGGTCATTTGCTTTTAGCTATTTGCTACCTTCCAACAGCATTGAAGAAAAAAGATCCTAAGATTATTTTAAATTTCGAAAAAAAGTATGAAAAACTCGGAATGTCTTCTCTTGCTTTACTTATTATAACTGGAATCTGGATGGCGTATGATTTTGGAATTAAAGCCGAAACCTGGTTTCACTTTTCTAGCGGATTTGAAAAGGTAGTTTCAATAAAACTGATTTTGCTTTTCTGCACTTTCTTTTGTGCGGTTTGTGCACAATTTTTCATTATTCCAAAACTTAAGCCTTATAATATCAATAAAATGGCCGTCATTATATTAACTGTTACTTCAATTGGTGTTGCAATGCTAGTTTTGGGGGCAACGTTGCGTTATGGCGGAATTTAA
- the nadB gene encoding L-aspartate oxidase, translating into MLKTDILIIGSGISGLFFAMKTAKKRPDLSIVIMTKETAKNTNTQLAQGGIAVVTDLIKDSFNKHIHDTLRSGGGLCDREVVNMVIKQAPERLRELIEIGASFDKNEKGQWDLGLEGGHSQHRILHHKDSSGQEIEQKLLKIIKKMPNIELLENHMVIDLNTETKKAKTTCTGAFFFEKKHNRIKYIRARTVILCTGGCGQLFENTTNPKIATGDGLAIAARAGAEITDMQYIQFHPTALYTGKENPLFLISEAVRGFGAHIVNEEGKRFLFKYDIRGELATRDMVSSAISKELQISGKNHVYLDCRHLDAKAFANQFPVITAHCNELGIRPEKDLIPVVPAAHYQCGGIKVDQNGVTSIKNLYAIGECARTGLHGKNRLASNSLLEGLVFAHQASENVDKTIAEFIFSSQILIPKFPKAHQVDDYLAFEILKKELQKLVTSFYTSEERDAELAFEKIKELHNYAVSLTEAHEITIPFIEFSNMIAASLLIIKQCKAAEDQKIC; encoded by the coding sequence ATGCTTAAAACAGATATACTTATCATCGGTTCTGGTATTTCGGGATTATTTTTTGCTATGAAAACAGCAAAAAAACGCCCAGACTTATCTATTGTTATAATGACGAAAGAAACAGCCAAAAATACCAATACACAGCTTGCTCAAGGCGGTATTGCTGTAGTGACAGACCTAATAAAAGACAGTTTTAACAAACACATACATGATACGCTTCGTTCTGGCGGAGGCCTCTGCGATAGAGAAGTTGTTAATATGGTTATCAAACAAGCTCCCGAAAGACTTCGAGAACTAATCGAAATAGGTGCTTCTTTTGATAAAAATGAAAAAGGACAATGGGATCTAGGTTTAGAAGGCGGGCATTCACAACATAGAATATTACATCATAAAGATAGCTCCGGACAGGAAATCGAGCAGAAACTGCTCAAAATAATCAAGAAAATGCCCAATATTGAGCTCTTAGAAAATCATATGGTCATTGACTTAAATACCGAAACAAAAAAAGCTAAAACTACTTGTACCGGGGCATTTTTCTTTGAAAAGAAACACAACCGAATTAAATACATTAGAGCAAGAACTGTTATTTTGTGCACAGGCGGATGCGGTCAACTTTTTGAAAACACAACAAATCCAAAAATAGCAACAGGAGACGGATTAGCGATTGCAGCTCGTGCAGGTGCCGAAATTACTGATATGCAATACATTCAGTTTCATCCAACAGCTTTATATACAGGAAAAGAGAATCCGTTGTTTTTGATTTCCGAAGCTGTTAGAGGCTTTGGTGCTCATATAGTAAATGAGGAAGGAAAAAGATTTTTATTCAAATATGATATTCGAGGCGAATTGGCTACACGAGATATGGTTTCAAGTGCCATTAGTAAGGAGCTTCAAATAAGCGGAAAAAATCATGTTTATTTAGATTGCAGGCATTTAGATGCTAAAGCTTTTGCAAATCAATTTCCTGTCATCACGGCACATTGCAATGAATTAGGTATTAGACCTGAAAAAGATTTAATTCCAGTTGTTCCTGCTGCACATTATCAGTGTGGCGGAATTAAAGTAGACCAAAATGGAGTTACCTCAATAAAAAATCTTTACGCAATTGGGGAATGCGCTAGAACAGGTCTTCATGGTAAAAATCGTCTCGCATCAAACTCTCTTCTTGAAGGTTTAGTCTTTGCACATCAGGCTTCAGAAAATGTAGATAAAACTATTGCCGAATTTATCTTTTCATCACAAATACTAATTCCGAAATTTCCAAAGGCGCATCAAGTTGATGATTATCTTGCTTTTGAAATACTTAAAAAAGAATTGCAAAAACTGGTTACTTCATTTTACACAAGTGAAGAACGTGATGCTGAGTTAGCTTTTGAAAAAATAAAAGAGCTTCATAATTATGCCGTTTCGCTTACAGAAGCCCACGAAATTACGATTCCATTTATCGAATTTTCGAACATGATTGCCGCTTCTTTGTTAATCATTAAACAATGTAAAGCTGCAGAAGACCAAAAAATATGCTGA
- the nrdD gene encoding anaerobic ribonucleoside-triphosphate reductase, whose translation MKTKTRKILEENKSQRSKCLVYTRVMGYHRPVESFNIGKKGEHQQRTHFEETIIY comes from the coding sequence ATGAAAACGAAAACGCGTAAGATTCTAGAAGAAAATAAATCGCAAAGAAGTAAATGTTTGGTTTACACACGTGTAATGGGATATCACAGACCTGTAGAAAGTTTTAATATTGGAAAAAAAGGTGAACACCAACAGCGTACACATTTCGAAGAAACCATTATCTATTAA
- a CDS encoding ribonucleoside triphosphate reductase, protein MEKYVIKRNGDYKPFEAYKIQDAIQKAFQSVSQPVDKRIYNTVLSGLEVKFSWPVEEIQDMIERVLFENGYFQTMRSFIIYRHTRKLQREHINGLNDDTTYIDSTQTVEEYINQSDWRINANANISYSNAGLVSNTAGKVIANYWLDKIYNKEEGSAHRNGDIHIHDLDCLTGYCAGWSLRVLLNEGFNGVRGRVESRPPSHFREALGQMANFLGILQSEWAGAQAFSSFDTYLAPYVFKDQLSYDEVLKGIRSFVYNLNVPARWGQSPFTNITLDWNVPEDLKEQIPTRNDEHLFLKVTDENLILEAKNRGVSKLIDLKYADFQKEMNLINKAYYTIMTEGDANGQPFTFPIPTVNITEDFDWNGENVDLLFENTAKIGSSYFQNFIGSQYLLDDNGNRIENPEAYKPNAVRSMCCRLQLDLRELLKRGNGLFGSAEMTGSIGVVTINMARLGYLHKGNIITLFEHLDELLQIAKSTLEKKRIFIQQMYDRGLYPYTQRYLKHFRNHFSTIGVNGMNEMVVNFSEGKQNITDTSGIHFATEILDHIRLRMKEFQEETGNLYNLEATPAEGTTYRFAKEDKKRFPEILQAGQNENIYYTNSSQIPVDHTDDPFEALLLQDELQCKYTGGTVLHLYMREKISSPEACKNFVKKVLTNFKLPYITVTPIFSICPIHGYLNGEHEYCPKCDEILLNKNNQKHLAYENENA, encoded by the coding sequence ATGGAAAAATATGTAATAAAACGCAATGGAGATTATAAGCCTTTTGAAGCTTATAAAATTCAGGATGCCATTCAAAAAGCCTTTCAGAGCGTCAGTCAGCCTGTCGACAAAAGAATTTACAATACTGTTCTTTCTGGTCTTGAGGTAAAGTTTTCGTGGCCTGTAGAAGAAATTCAGGACATGATTGAAAGAGTGCTTTTTGAAAACGGATATTTCCAAACCATGCGTTCGTTTATAATTTATCGCCATACGAGAAAATTACAGCGAGAACATATTAATGGTTTAAACGATGACACCACTTATATAGACAGTACACAAACTGTTGAAGAATACATTAATCAATCAGATTGGCGAATTAATGCTAATGCGAATATTTCGTATTCAAACGCGGGACTAGTCAGTAATACCGCTGGAAAAGTAATCGCTAATTATTGGCTGGATAAAATATACAATAAAGAAGAAGGTTCTGCTCATAGGAATGGCGACATACACATCCATGATTTGGATTGTCTTACCGGATACTGCGCTGGTTGGAGCTTGCGTGTGCTGTTAAATGAAGGTTTTAACGGCGTGCGTGGCCGTGTCGAGAGCAGACCTCCTTCTCATTTTAGAGAAGCATTAGGCCAAATGGCTAATTTCTTAGGAATTCTGCAAAGCGAATGGGCAGGCGCCCAAGCTTTCAGTTCTTTTGATACCTATTTGGCTCCTTATGTTTTTAAAGATCAGCTTTCTTATGATGAAGTTTTAAAAGGAATCAGAAGTTTTGTTTACAATTTAAATGTTCCAGCACGCTGGGGACAATCCCCTTTTACAAATATTACATTGGATTGGAATGTGCCAGAAGATTTAAAAGAACAGATTCCGACCCGAAATGACGAACATTTATTTTTAAAGGTCACTGATGAAAATCTGATTTTGGAAGCTAAAAACAGAGGCGTTTCAAAACTGATAGATCTGAAATATGCTGATTTTCAAAAAGAAATGAATCTCATCAATAAAGCCTATTATACCATTATGACAGAAGGTGATGCAAACGGACAGCCGTTTACCTTCCCGATTCCAACAGTAAATATTACTGAAGATTTTGACTGGAATGGAGAAAATGTCGATTTGCTTTTTGAAAACACAGCTAAAATTGGTTCATCTTATTTCCAGAATTTTATTGGAAGCCAATATCTATTGGATGATAACGGGAATCGAATCGAAAATCCAGAAGCTTATAAACCAAATGCTGTACGCAGTATGTGTTGTCGTTTACAACTCGATTTAAGAGAATTGCTAAAACGCGGAAACGGTCTTTTTGGAAGTGCTGAAATGACGGGAAGTATTGGCGTGGTAACCATTAACATGGCGCGTCTCGGATATTTGCATAAAGGAAATATCATTACTTTATTTGAACACTTAGATGAATTGCTTCAAATAGCTAAATCGACTTTAGAAAAGAAAAGAATCTTCATCCAGCAAATGTACGACCGAGGTCTTTATCCTTACACACAACGCTATTTGAAACATTTTAGAAATCATTTTTCTACCATTGGCGTAAACGGAATGAACGAAATGGTTGTGAATTTTTCTGAAGGAAAACAAAATATAACCGACACTTCGGGAATACATTTCGCGACAGAAATTCTAGATCATATTCGACTTCGAATGAAAGAATTTCAAGAAGAAACAGGAAACCTTTACAATCTAGAAGCGACGCCAGCTGAAGGAACAACGTATCGTTTTGCAAAGGAAGATAAAAAACGCTTTCCAGAAATTCTGCAAGCGGGACAAAATGAAAATATATACTATACGAATAGTTCACAAATTCCAGTCGATCATACCGATGATCCCTTTGAAGCCTTATTGCTTCAAGATGAATTACAATGCAAATATACTGGCGGTACAGTTTTGCATCTTTATATGAGAGAAAAAATAAGCAGTCCAGAAGCCTGTAAAAACTTCGTTAAAAAAGTTCTCACCAACTTTAAACTGCCCTATATAACCGTAACACCAATTTTCAGCATCTGCCCTATTCATGGCTACTTAAATGGGGAACATGAATATTGTCCAAAATGCGACGAAATTTTGCTCAATAAAAACAATCAAAAACACTTGGCTTATGAAAACGAAAACGCGTAA
- a CDS encoding anaerobic ribonucleoside-triphosphate reductase activating protein, whose amino-acid sequence MNTNSVHISKKPLSIKGIFSLTPFTLLDYPHKTACIVWFAGCNMRCLYCYNPDIVLGKGKIDFDSVLSFLKTRKGLLDGVVLSGGECTLHKKIIDFIKEIKTMGFAVKIDTNGSNPKILNSLIHDQLIDYVALDFKSLPHTFKHLTQSGLFSEFEESLSILIRSNIPFEVRTTFHSSLITKNDFVNMIKYLESKHFEGNYYVQHFMNNVPTLSKLDLSNKEIQFKNFSTPKIKVIFRD is encoded by the coding sequence GTGAACACCAACAGCGTACACATTTCGAAGAAACCATTATCTATTAAAGGAATATTTAGCCTCACGCCTTTTACTTTATTAGATTATCCGCATAAAACGGCCTGCATTGTGTGGTTTGCAGGCTGTAACATGCGGTGTTTATACTGCTATAATCCTGATATTGTTTTAGGAAAAGGAAAAATAGATTTTGATTCTGTTCTTTCCTTCCTAAAAACTCGAAAAGGATTATTAGACGGCGTAGTATTAAGTGGTGGCGAATGCACTTTACACAAAAAAATAATTGATTTTATAAAAGAAATCAAAACAATGGGATTTGCGGTGAAAATAGATACCAACGGTTCCAACCCAAAAATATTGAATAGCCTGATTCATGATCAATTAATTGATTATGTCGCGTTAGATTTCAAAAGTCTTCCTCATACCTTTAAACACCTAACGCAATCAGGCTTATTTTCTGAATTTGAAGAAAGCCTTTCTATTTTAATTCGGTCCAATATTCCATTTGAAGTTCGCACTACTTTTCATTCTTCTTTAATTACAAAGAATGATTTTGTGAATATGATAAAATATCTTGAATCTAAGCATTTTGAAGGAAACTATTATGTGCAACACTTTATGAATAATGTGCCAACACTTTCAAAACTAGACCTTTCAAATAAAGAAATACAATTTAAAAACTTCTCAACTCCAAAAATAAAAGTTATTTTTAGAGATTGA
- the ric gene encoding iron-sulfur cluster repair di-iron protein, translated as MKLTSKTTIGEIVADDFKTATIFTKFHIDFCCKGHRTIEEVCKKRDIEESVLIEHIEKARNSSANQSFDYKSWSADMIADYITKTHHRYVTEKSPVILEYLNKLCGVHGAIHPELHEIHTIFSKTYLDLTAHMKREELVVFPFIKKMKAAHSKGTELETPPFLSIEAPIVTLKDDHVTEGQRFKRIAALTNNYTPPVDSCNTYKVAFLMLEEFDKDLKKHIHLENNILFPKAIELEKTFEKVS; from the coding sequence ATGAAACTAACAAGTAAAACAACCATTGGTGAAATCGTCGCAGATGATTTCAAAACAGCGACCATTTTTACAAAATTCCATATTGATTTCTGTTGCAAAGGACATCGAACTATCGAAGAAGTCTGCAAAAAAAGAGATATAGAAGAAAGTGTTCTTATTGAGCATATCGAAAAAGCAAGAAACAGTTCTGCCAATCAGTCTTTTGATTACAAAAGCTGGTCTGCAGATATGATTGCAGATTATATAACAAAAACTCATCATAGATATGTTACAGAAAAGTCCCCTGTTATATTGGAGTATTTAAATAAATTATGCGGTGTTCACGGTGCGATTCATCCTGAGCTTCATGAAATTCATACTATTTTTTCAAAAACGTATTTAGATCTGACGGCTCATATGAAAAGAGAAGAGTTGGTTGTTTTTCCTTTTATTAAAAAAATGAAAGCCGCACACAGTAAAGGTACAGAACTGGAAACACCGCCTTTTTTATCTATTGAAGCACCAATTGTAACCTTAAAAGATGATCATGTTACAGAAGGACAACGCTTTAAGAGAATTGCGGCATTAACCAATAATTATACACCGCCAGTTGACTCATGTAACACTTATAAAGTAGCTTTTCTAATGCTAGAGGAATTTGACAAGGATTTAAAAAAGCACATTCATCTGGAAAACAACATCTTGTTTCCAAAAGCAATTGAGCTTGAAAAAACATTTGAAAAAGTGTCATAA